In the Arthrobacter zhaoxinii genome, one interval contains:
- a CDS encoding MFS transporter: MKDPSWVLLRTDRSFRRYWLGQGAASAGAQVTGIALPLVTAIALDAGPAAVSLVAAAGTLPYLLFSLLAGHLLQGRDQRRSMVAADLAQVVLLAQIPLAWAGGWLSVPLLAAITFLSGCCALVFGLSAFAFVPALVADQDLAPANRAVQATRTVTEISGPGLAGLLVAAVGAPGALIATMLGHLASAAGVASSRPREQRSLAAAPASGASMPAGKENRNPVPEKRPTLLTGLRILFGDRHLRALTVHAATYNAAEQILMLNLILWAVQQQDVGVGAYGLALAGAGIGGLLGTLTALHLADKAGLGPAFAVSLLLSCAVPLLLPVWPVTGWTLAAVIAGVMLLRGIGEGNANIYSLTMRQQLIPREELTRSAGAYTQVMYGSIPLGALLAGVVGETLGVRAGVLIGAAGLVLSALPMLTPAFLRLRTIPVPAAA, translated from the coding sequence GTGAAGGACCCAAGCTGGGTGCTGCTGCGCACCGACCGCAGTTTCCGCCGCTACTGGCTGGGGCAGGGCGCTGCCAGTGCCGGGGCCCAGGTCACGGGTATCGCTCTTCCGCTGGTGACGGCGATCGCCCTCGATGCCGGCCCGGCGGCGGTCAGCCTTGTAGCCGCGGCCGGCACCCTGCCGTACCTGCTGTTCTCGCTGCTGGCCGGCCATCTCCTGCAGGGGCGGGACCAGCGGCGCTCCATGGTGGCGGCCGATCTTGCCCAGGTCGTCCTCCTGGCCCAGATCCCGCTTGCCTGGGCCGGAGGATGGCTCAGTGTCCCCCTGCTCGCAGCCATTACCTTCCTTAGTGGCTGCTGTGCGCTCGTTTTCGGGCTGTCCGCCTTTGCCTTTGTACCCGCGCTCGTTGCGGATCAGGACCTCGCGCCGGCTAACCGTGCCGTCCAGGCCACCCGGACCGTCACGGAGATCAGCGGCCCGGGACTGGCCGGTCTGCTGGTCGCGGCGGTGGGTGCTCCCGGCGCCTTGATTGCCACCATGCTTGGGCACCTGGCTTCCGCTGCGGGAGTAGCCTCGAGCCGCCCGCGGGAACAACGTTCCCTTGCGGCGGCTCCGGCGTCGGGGGCCTCGATGCCTGCGGGGAAGGAGAACCGGAACCCGGTTCCGGAGAAGCGGCCCACCCTCCTCACCGGACTGCGGATCCTGTTCGGTGACCGCCACCTGCGCGCCTTGACCGTCCATGCGGCGACCTATAACGCGGCGGAACAGATCCTGATGCTGAACCTGATTCTCTGGGCGGTGCAACAGCAGGATGTTGGTGTTGGCGCCTATGGTCTGGCCCTGGCCGGAGCCGGCATCGGCGGTCTGCTCGGGACACTGACTGCGCTCCACCTGGCCGACAAGGCAGGCCTTGGGCCGGCCTTCGCCGTTTCACTGCTGCTGTCCTGTGCGGTACCGCTGCTGCTGCCGGTCTGGCCGGTCACCGGGTGGACTCTGGCAGCTGTCATTGCTGGGGTCATGCTGCTGCGGGGCATAGGGGAGGGCAACGCCAATATCTACTCCCTGACGATGCGTCAGCAGCTCATTCCGCGGGAGGAGCTCACGCGATCCGCCGGTGCCTATACCCAGGTGATGTACGGCTCCATTCCGCTGGGAGCCCTGCTGGCCGGCGTCGTCGGCGAAACACTGGGGGTTCGCGCCGGGGTCCTGATTGGGGCCGCAGGGCTGGTGCTCTCTGCCCTGCCGATGCTCACCCCGGCGTTCCTGCGGCTCCGCACCATCCCCGTCCCGGCCGCCGCCTAA
- a CDS encoding CGNR zinc finger domain-containing protein yields the protein MSGNSSEQNVPADSGYPEPGGRAPAPAPLRLLQMFVNTADREAGKDALDSPGGLAAWLSGYGLVGAGTQATDEDLALAIDLREGLRSLFLTHHDGGYSEAAHHDGGDSEAAHHDGGDSEGTHDDGGAPHGAPAPGVVVGLQRLDRALEQLPVRVVLSGGIPRVEPVPRTAVREALARIGAVLVHADPAQLQRLKACRRDVCRWVFFDTSRNRGGTWCAMDICGARTKMQAYRKRNA from the coding sequence ATGAGTGGTAACAGTTCGGAACAAAACGTTCCCGCGGACAGCGGATACCCGGAGCCGGGCGGGCGCGCACCGGCCCCTGCTCCTCTGCGGCTCCTCCAGATGTTCGTCAATACTGCTGACCGGGAAGCCGGAAAGGACGCCCTGGACAGCCCCGGCGGACTGGCCGCATGGCTGTCCGGCTATGGGCTTGTCGGGGCAGGCACGCAGGCTACTGATGAGGATCTTGCCCTGGCGATCGATCTTCGGGAGGGGCTGCGCTCCCTCTTCCTCACGCACCACGACGGCGGGTACAGCGAGGCTGCGCACCACGACGGCGGGGACAGCGAGGCTGCGCACCACGACGGCGGGGACAGCGAGGGCACGCACGACGACGGCGGAGCCCCGCACGGCGCGCCGGCTCCCGGCGTCGTCGTCGGCCTGCAGCGCCTGGACCGTGCCCTGGAGCAGCTTCCCGTTCGGGTCGTGCTTTCCGGAGGGATCCCGCGCGTCGAACCCGTGCCCCGGACTGCCGTCCGCGAGGCACTCGCCCGGATCGGAGCGGTCCTCGTCCATGCCGATCCGGCCCAGCTTCAGCGCCTGAAAGCGTGCCGGCGGGATGTCTGCCGCTGGGTCTTCTTCGATACTTCCCGCAACCGGGGCGGAACCTGGTGCGCCATGGATATCTGCGGCGCCCGCACAAAGATGCAGGCCTACCGGAAGCGGAATGCCTAG
- the paaZ gene encoding phenylacetic acid degradation bifunctional protein PaaZ, with product MTATAIDVETVPSYVRDAWWMPDPAGARGAEVHDASTGELLALVSSEGLDTAAAVEHARTVGQAELGKSTFHQRALLLKELAMHLNAQREELYAVSARSGATRTDSLVDIDGGIGVLFAYGSKGRRELPNSTVIIDGAVEQLAKDGSFLGEHIYTRIPGVAVQINAFNFPVWGMLEKLAPAFLAGVPSIVKPASPTGYITAAAVRMIVDSGILPAGSLQLISGSARDLPDHLDYRDMVSFTGSASTAERLRAHPQIAVGGVRFTAETDSLNAAILGPDAVPGTPEFDAFIRSLVTEITAKAGQKCTAIRRAIVPAGLVDEVVAAAADRIRARVVLGDPRAGNVTMGALASREQLDGVREAVQRMLAAGAQLALGSLEAPDVVRADGSTGPAGGGAFMEPLLLSWPDSDADALHSIEAFGPVASVVGYTDVADAVRLAARGGGSLVATVCTNDPDTAREILTGIAGHHGRVLILNREDARSSTGHGSPVPHLVHGGPGRAGGGEELGGIRAVRHYMQRTAVQGSPNMLTALTGIWHSGGDRRFDAGHPFRKPLSELRVGDAVRSDLREVTLEDIAAFAETTGDTFYAHTDAAAAEANPFFPGIVAHGYLLLSWGAGLFVDPAPGPVLANYGLENLRFLTPVAAGDSIRVTLTAKKITPRETDEYGEVAWDAVLTNQNDELVATYDVLTLVEK from the coding sequence ATGACGGCAACCGCCATCGACGTCGAAACCGTTCCCAGCTACGTCAGGGACGCCTGGTGGATGCCGGATCCCGCCGGCGCCCGCGGCGCCGAGGTGCATGATGCCAGCACCGGCGAACTGCTGGCCCTGGTCAGCAGCGAAGGCCTGGACACCGCCGCCGCCGTCGAACATGCCAGGACCGTGGGCCAGGCCGAACTGGGGAAGTCCACCTTCCACCAGCGGGCGCTGCTGCTCAAGGAACTCGCCATGCACCTCAATGCACAGCGCGAGGAGCTGTACGCCGTCTCCGCCCGCAGCGGCGCCACCCGGACCGATTCCCTGGTGGACATTGACGGCGGGATCGGCGTTCTGTTTGCCTACGGCTCCAAGGGCCGCCGCGAACTGCCGAACTCCACCGTGATCATCGACGGCGCCGTGGAGCAGCTCGCTAAGGACGGCTCGTTCCTCGGCGAGCACATCTACACCCGCATTCCCGGCGTCGCCGTACAGATCAACGCCTTCAACTTTCCGGTCTGGGGCATGCTGGAAAAACTGGCCCCGGCGTTCCTCGCCGGAGTGCCCAGCATCGTCAAGCCCGCCAGCCCCACCGGATACATCACGGCAGCGGCCGTGCGGATGATCGTGGACTCGGGCATCCTCCCGGCCGGATCCCTGCAGCTGATCTCCGGCTCCGCGCGGGACCTCCCGGACCACCTCGACTACCGGGATATGGTCTCCTTCACCGGTTCGGCTTCGACCGCCGAACGCCTGCGTGCGCATCCGCAGATCGCCGTCGGAGGTGTCCGCTTCACTGCCGAGACTGATTCCCTGAATGCCGCCATTCTGGGTCCGGACGCCGTTCCCGGCACCCCCGAGTTCGACGCCTTCATCCGCTCCCTGGTCACCGAAATCACGGCCAAGGCCGGCCAGAAATGCACCGCCATCCGCCGGGCCATCGTCCCTGCCGGGCTGGTCGATGAAGTGGTTGCCGCCGCCGCGGACCGCATCCGTGCGCGCGTGGTCCTGGGCGATCCCCGCGCCGGGAACGTGACCATGGGCGCCCTCGCCTCCCGGGAACAGCTCGACGGCGTCCGGGAAGCGGTGCAGCGGATGCTGGCTGCCGGCGCGCAGCTGGCGCTGGGGTCCCTGGAGGCTCCCGACGTCGTCCGTGCCGACGGAAGCACGGGACCTGCAGGGGGCGGTGCCTTTATGGAGCCGCTGCTGCTTTCCTGGCCGGACAGCGACGCCGATGCCCTGCACAGCATCGAGGCCTTCGGACCCGTGGCCTCGGTGGTCGGCTACACCGACGTCGCCGATGCCGTCCGGCTGGCCGCCCGCGGCGGAGGTTCGCTGGTCGCCACGGTCTGCACCAATGACCCGGATACCGCCCGGGAGATCCTCACCGGCATCGCCGGACACCACGGACGCGTGCTGATCCTGAACCGTGAAGACGCCCGGAGTTCCACGGGCCACGGGTCACCGGTGCCGCACCTGGTGCACGGCGGGCCGGGCCGCGCCGGCGGTGGCGAGGAGCTGGGCGGCATCCGTGCGGTGCGGCACTACATGCAGCGGACCGCGGTGCAGGGTTCACCGAATATGCTCACCGCCCTCACCGGTATCTGGCATTCGGGGGGGGACCGCCGGTTCGACGCCGGCCATCCGTTCCGCAAACCGCTCAGTGAGCTGCGGGTGGGTGACGCCGTGCGGTCGGACCTGAGGGAAGTGACCCTTGAGGACATCGCTGCCTTTGCGGAGACGACGGGGGACACGTTCTACGCCCACACGGACGCTGCAGCCGCGGAGGCGAATCCGTTCTTCCCGGGCATCGTGGCGCACGGCTACCTGCTGCTGTCCTGGGGTGCGGGCCTGTTCGTGGATCCCGCACCGGGGCCGGTGCTGGCCAACTACGGGCTGGAGAACCTGCGGTTCCTCACTCCGGTGGCAGCCGGGGACTCCATCCGCGTCACTTTGACCGCCAAGAAGATCACGCCGCGTGAAACGGACGAGTACGGCGAGGTGGCCTGGGATGCCGTGCTGACCAACCAGAACGACGAACTGGTGGCCACCTACGACGTGCTGACCCTGGTGGAGAAGTAA
- a CDS encoding SGNH/GDSL hydrolase family protein, translating to MSPKPLPLRRLAVLTLTTAALLAGGAVPASAGGAHGPDSRSGHSLEHRDGHGHGGKPGGHEHGGGHGKGNGRVDYVAFGDSYASGFGGGPVLDTCGRTAQGYPALLDTLDRVELDGNVTCSGATALPTPLDAPVDLPEQIDDAAARGLLNRRTDTVTVTIGGDDVRFVSVILACAGPQLPATCAPAIDSAVAYAQTVLAPQLAAEFARITELAPKATLVVTGYPHLFEAGTPGPISTEGQTLLNEGTDALNAVIAGQVPDSGVFVDVVDEFAGHGVGSADSWIIFEGGQFDLHPTETGYREGYTAAILEDAGSEFGAGCRGRR from the coding sequence ATGAGCCCCAAACCGCTGCCTCTCCGCCGTCTGGCTGTCCTGACCCTGACTACCGCCGCCCTCCTGGCCGGAGGCGCTGTCCCGGCGAGCGCCGGCGGCGCCCATGGACCTGATTCCCGCAGCGGGCATTCCCTTGAGCACCGCGACGGCCACGGGCACGGCGGCAAACCCGGCGGTCACGAGCACGGCGGCGGGCATGGCAAGGGGAACGGCAGGGTCGACTACGTGGCGTTCGGTGACTCCTATGCCTCCGGCTTCGGCGGCGGCCCCGTGCTGGACACCTGCGGCCGCACCGCGCAGGGCTACCCCGCGCTTCTGGATACCCTGGACCGGGTGGAGCTGGACGGTAATGTCACCTGTTCGGGCGCCACTGCCCTTCCAACCCCGCTCGACGCGCCGGTGGACCTTCCCGAGCAGATCGACGACGCCGCTGCCCGGGGTCTGCTGAATCGAAGGACGGACACCGTCACGGTGACCATCGGCGGCGATGACGTCCGGTTCGTTTCCGTGATCCTCGCCTGTGCCGGGCCGCAGCTGCCGGCCACCTGTGCCCCGGCCATCGACTCCGCTGTCGCCTATGCACAGACCGTCCTGGCACCGCAGCTGGCAGCGGAGTTTGCCCGCATCACTGAACTGGCTCCGAAGGCAACCCTGGTGGTGACCGGGTATCCGCACCTGTTTGAAGCCGGAACCCCCGGACCGATCAGTACCGAGGGGCAGACCCTCCTGAACGAGGGAACCGATGCCTTGAACGCGGTCATCGCCGGTCAGGTTCCGGACAGCGGAGTGTTCGTGGATGTCGTGGACGAGTTCGCCGGGCACGGTGTCGGTTCCGCCGATTCCTGGATCATCTTCGAGGGCGGCCAGTTCGACCTACACCCCACGGAAACGGGGTACCGCGAGGGTTACACCGCCGCCATCCTCGAGGACGCGGGCAGCGAGTTCGGAGCCGGCTGCCGCGGACGGCGCTAG
- a CDS encoding FAD-binding oxidoreductase: MIQEADLETLRKVVHGPLNSPGEPGYADDTAGFNPSVIQRPDAVLGAAAVEDVQNAVRWAAERGIPVGIQATGHGAAAAMDEGLLINTSRLQDLAVDPDAGTVTVGAGVRWRAVLEETVLLGLTGPHGSSGTVGVAGYASGGGLPLMGRALGFASDHVQAIDVVTPDGSLRHLEAGSAEDAGLFAALRGGKGNFGVITSMTLGLTPFQEFYGGGIMYPEDAGTEALAAFRAWTPQLPTDVSASLAFLHLPDVPFLPEELRGTSPVHLRFAVFGSREEGDTLLEPMRHVSAPFMDTAGPMDYGAVGSIHMDPDEPVPSLDRGTLLAELPDELAAGLLGQVGPGSHTPLMMTELRLMGGSLALDPPFEDAVSGREAAYNLYSVGLNVPPAADVTAAALDRLDVVVGPYTAGALINLRGPARTAAGAQPAWDPEVFGRLQAAKAAYDPQNLFRFGHTVPLPV; this comes from the coding sequence ATGATCCAGGAAGCCGACCTCGAAACCCTCCGCAAGGTTGTCCACGGCCCGCTGAACAGTCCCGGGGAACCCGGGTACGCCGACGACACCGCCGGCTTCAACCCCTCGGTGATCCAGCGTCCCGATGCGGTGCTCGGTGCAGCCGCCGTCGAGGATGTACAGAACGCCGTCCGCTGGGCAGCTGAGCGCGGCATTCCTGTCGGGATCCAGGCGACCGGCCACGGTGCCGCGGCCGCGATGGACGAGGGCCTGCTGATCAACACGTCCCGGCTGCAGGACCTGGCGGTGGACCCCGACGCCGGCACGGTCACCGTGGGTGCCGGTGTCCGCTGGCGCGCGGTGCTGGAGGAGACCGTGCTGCTCGGGCTTACCGGCCCGCATGGCTCCTCCGGAACGGTAGGAGTGGCGGGTTACGCGTCAGGCGGAGGGTTGCCGCTGATGGGCCGGGCGCTGGGATTCGCCAGCGACCATGTGCAGGCGATCGATGTTGTGACTCCCGACGGCAGCCTGAGGCACCTCGAGGCAGGCAGTGCCGAAGACGCCGGGCTGTTCGCGGCGCTGCGCGGCGGCAAGGGCAATTTCGGCGTCATCACGTCCATGACGCTCGGGTTGACCCCGTTCCAAGAATTTTACGGCGGCGGCATCATGTACCCGGAAGATGCCGGCACGGAGGCCCTGGCTGCGTTCCGCGCCTGGACACCCCAGCTGCCGACGGATGTTTCAGCGTCCCTGGCGTTCCTGCACCTGCCGGATGTCCCGTTCCTGCCTGAGGAACTGCGCGGTACCTCGCCGGTGCACCTGCGGTTCGCGGTGTTCGGCAGCCGGGAAGAGGGCGACACTCTGCTGGAACCCATGCGGCATGTATCCGCGCCCTTCATGGATACCGCCGGACCGATGGACTACGGGGCGGTAGGCAGCATCCACATGGATCCGGACGAACCGGTGCCCAGCCTGGACCGCGGGACCCTGCTGGCCGAGCTGCCCGATGAACTGGCGGCCGGTTTGCTGGGCCAGGTGGGGCCGGGATCGCATACGCCGCTGATGATGACGGAACTCCGGTTGATGGGCGGATCACTGGCCCTGGATCCTCCGTTCGAGGATGCTGTGTCCGGCCGGGAAGCAGCCTACAACCTCTACTCCGTGGGACTCAATGTTCCGCCGGCTGCGGACGTCACAGCAGCAGCCCTGGATCGGCTCGACGTCGTCGTCGGCCCCTACACAGCGGGTGCGCTGATCAACCTTCGCGGACCGGCACGCACGGCGGCGGGCGCCCAGCCTGCGTGGGATCCGGAGGTTTTCGGGCGGCTGCAGGCAGCCAAGGCCGCCTACGATCCGCAGAACCTCTTCCGGTTCGGCCACACGGTTCCGCTGCCGGTCTAG
- a CDS encoding ATP-dependent DNA ligase, translated as MDLPVMPPVAPMLAKSVSALPRGDYLYEPKWDGFRSIIFRDGDDVEIGSRNEKPMTRYFPELVDALRQNLPERCVLDGEIVMVAPDGKRLDFELLQQRIHPAASRVKLLAEETPVRFVAFDLLALGDVDYRDRPFSERREALVEALKTAQAPVSVTAATDDADLAQDWFGRFEGAGLDGVVAKPLAGPYAPNKRTMAKLKHERTADCVLAGYRVHKSGPDLIGSLLLGLYNDDGVLVNVGAASSFSMDRRRELFEELQPLVAVEDGHPWAEGEQENGTRTPRNSEGSRWSGKKDFSFVPLRPERVVEVRYDHMEGERFRHVAQFSRWRQDRTPESCTYEQLEEPVKFDLAEVLGS; from the coding sequence ATGGACCTTCCCGTGATGCCCCCGGTTGCCCCGATGCTGGCCAAATCCGTCAGCGCCCTGCCCCGCGGGGACTACCTGTACGAACCCAAATGGGACGGATTCCGGTCCATCATTTTCCGGGACGGCGACGACGTCGAGATCGGCTCCCGGAACGAGAAGCCGATGACGCGGTACTTCCCCGAACTCGTCGACGCCCTTCGGCAGAACCTGCCGGAGCGGTGCGTGCTGGACGGCGAGATCGTTATGGTGGCCCCGGACGGCAAACGGCTGGACTTCGAACTGCTGCAGCAGCGGATTCATCCCGCCGCCAGCCGGGTGAAACTGCTCGCGGAGGAAACCCCGGTCCGGTTCGTGGCCTTCGACCTGCTGGCCCTGGGCGACGTCGACTACCGGGACCGGCCGTTCTCCGAACGCCGGGAGGCCCTGGTCGAGGCGTTGAAAACGGCGCAGGCACCGGTGTCCGTCACCGCAGCCACCGACGACGCCGACCTGGCGCAGGACTGGTTCGGCCGTTTTGAGGGTGCGGGCCTGGACGGCGTGGTGGCCAAACCCCTGGCCGGCCCGTACGCACCGAACAAGCGCACCATGGCCAAGCTCAAGCACGAACGCACGGCGGACTGCGTGCTCGCCGGCTACCGGGTCCACAAGTCCGGCCCCGATCTGATCGGCTCCCTGCTGCTGGGGCTCTATAACGACGACGGCGTGCTGGTGAATGTGGGCGCGGCTAGTTCGTTCTCCATGGACCGCCGTCGGGAGCTGTTCGAGGAACTCCAGCCGCTGGTCGCCGTCGAGGACGGACATCCCTGGGCCGAGGGGGAGCAGGAGAACGGGACCCGCACCCCGCGCAACTCCGAGGGCAGCCGCTGGAGCGGTAAGAAGGACTTCTCGTTTGTGCCGCTGCGCCCCGAACGGGTGGTGGAGGTCCGCTACGACCACATGGAGGGGGAGCGGTTCCGCCATGTGGCCCAGTTTTCCCGCTGGCGGCAGGACCGCACGCCCGAATCCTGCACTTATGAGCAGCTGGAGGAACCGGTGAAGTTCGATCTGGCGGAGGTGCTCGGCAGCTAG
- a CDS encoding RBBP9/YdeN family alpha/beta hydrolase, protein MHITMIPGYQGSPPEQWQSRWEADLPDVTRIAPSSWDEPELEDWMAALDRAAGARNGQTVLVAHSLGCLAAAEWLLRNPDGARGVFLVSPPDPVAASFPQAAATFRNPRLQELPVPGLLIASESDPYCALPAAEAIAAAWKLPVINAGELAHINEKSGVGYWEQGRDLLTAFTAGLGEPAAIG, encoded by the coding sequence GTGCATATCACCATGATCCCGGGCTATCAGGGCTCGCCGCCGGAGCAGTGGCAGAGCCGCTGGGAGGCGGACCTGCCGGACGTCACCCGCATAGCGCCGTCGTCGTGGGATGAACCCGAACTGGAGGACTGGATGGCAGCGCTGGACCGGGCAGCCGGAGCCCGGAACGGGCAGACAGTCCTGGTGGCCCACAGCCTGGGCTGCCTTGCTGCGGCCGAGTGGCTGCTGCGGAACCCCGACGGCGCCCGCGGGGTTTTCCTGGTCAGCCCGCCGGATCCCGTTGCCGCATCGTTTCCGCAGGCCGCCGCAACATTCCGGAATCCGCGGCTGCAGGAGCTGCCCGTGCCCGGCCTGCTGATTGCCAGCGAGAGCGATCCGTACTGTGCTCTCCCGGCGGCAGAGGCCATCGCCGCCGCCTGGAAACTGCCCGTCATCAACGCCGGCGAGCTCGCCCACATCAACGAAAAGAGCGGAGTCGGCTACTGGGAACAGGGCCGCGACCTGCTCACCGCGTTCACCGCAGGGCTGGGGGAACCGGCCGCCATCGGATAA
- a CDS encoding LLM class flavin-dependent oxidoreductase produces MKKIGFLSFGHYRNAIGSLTPSAGDALRQQVELTVAAEEIGVDGAYLRVHHFAPQFSAPFPLLAAMAARTSRIELGTGVIDMRYMNPIGMAEDAAAADLISEGRLQLGISRGSPEPALRGYESFGYVPGPDFSDAEMARQHTEVFRAAIAGAGVAQADPAMTGSTGAMAVDPLSPGLPERIWWGSGTRATAKWTGEQGMNLMSSTLLTEDTGVPFDQLQAEQIAVYRKAWADAGHQGTPRVSVSRSIIPLVTGQDRHYFGVRAQAEGRDQVGHLDGGLARFGKSYIGEPDVIAAELAADAAVQEADTVLVTVPNQLGVDYNAHLLESIVKLVAPGAGWR; encoded by the coding sequence ATGAAGAAAATAGGGTTCCTGTCCTTCGGACATTACCGGAATGCCATCGGGTCCCTGACCCCTTCCGCCGGGGACGCGCTGCGCCAGCAGGTCGAGCTAACCGTGGCGGCGGAAGAGATCGGCGTCGACGGCGCGTACCTTCGGGTCCACCATTTCGCTCCGCAGTTCTCCGCACCGTTCCCGCTGCTGGCGGCCATGGCTGCGCGGACCAGCAGGATCGAGCTGGGTACGGGCGTGATTGATATGCGTTACATGAATCCGATCGGGATGGCCGAAGATGCTGCCGCCGCCGATCTGATCAGCGAGGGCAGGCTGCAGCTCGGCATCAGCCGGGGATCCCCCGAGCCCGCCCTGCGCGGATATGAGTCCTTCGGTTACGTGCCCGGGCCGGATTTCTCCGACGCCGAGATGGCCCGCCAGCACACGGAAGTCTTCCGGGCAGCCATCGCCGGAGCCGGCGTGGCACAGGCAGATCCGGCAATGACCGGCAGCACCGGCGCCATGGCCGTCGATCCCCTCTCCCCCGGTCTGCCGGAGCGTATCTGGTGGGGTTCCGGAACCCGGGCCACCGCCAAGTGGACCGGCGAACAGGGCATGAACCTGATGAGCTCCACCCTCCTGACCGAGGACACCGGCGTGCCGTTCGATCAGCTGCAGGCTGAGCAGATAGCGGTGTACCGGAAGGCCTGGGCGGACGCCGGACATCAGGGCACCCCGCGGGTGTCCGTCAGCCGCAGCATCATTCCGCTGGTCACCGGGCAGGACCGGCACTACTTCGGGGTGCGGGCGCAGGCCGAGGGCCGGGACCAGGTGGGGCACCTCGACGGCGGACTGGCCCGGTTCGGGAAGAGCTACATCGGCGAACCGGACGTTATTGCCGCCGAGCTGGCCGCCGACGCTGCGGTGCAGGAGGCCGATACCGTCCTGGTGACCGTGCCGAACCAGCTGGGCGTGGACTACAACGCGCATCTGTTGGAGAGCATCGTGAAGCTTGTGGCTCCGGGGGCCGGCTGGCGGTAA
- a CDS encoding CPBP family intramembrane glutamic endopeptidase, which yields MTANEYRTGPSGRPAAQIPWLSYRYTRRDAVAAGFYVVFLLVLSFAPGLVMPVLVMLVPDPVAAAYVLNLAFYGVAGLLAFVAARPYVVRETKILATRPVLSLSLIPVGVIAMLIVTMIGALLTGQVETAVNQEAVEGFVGSVSPWLVVPLLVVLAPFVEEYIFRHLLIGKLSRYWNLWGCCILSVLLFASIHIVGKESLSLPVLMPYLAMGATLVGIYVWAGNNFMLSYGVHAAKNLLGVILIYTVPPELLQQ from the coding sequence ATGACTGCCAACGAATACCGGACCGGCCCCTCGGGGCGCCCTGCGGCGCAGATCCCCTGGCTTTCCTACCGTTACACCCGGCGCGACGCCGTGGCAGCGGGCTTCTACGTAGTGTTCCTGCTGGTCCTGAGCTTTGCGCCCGGACTTGTCATGCCTGTCCTGGTGATGCTGGTTCCGGATCCGGTGGCCGCCGCCTACGTCCTGAACCTGGCGTTTTACGGGGTTGCCGGCCTGCTGGCCTTTGTCGCGGCCCGGCCCTATGTGGTGCGGGAAACGAAGATCCTTGCCACGCGGCCGGTGCTGTCCCTGTCCCTGATTCCTGTCGGCGTCATCGCTATGCTCATTGTCACCATGATCGGGGCACTGCTGACCGGACAGGTCGAAACGGCGGTAAACCAGGAAGCCGTAGAGGGATTCGTGGGATCCGTGTCGCCCTGGCTGGTGGTACCTCTGCTGGTGGTGCTGGCGCCCTTTGTCGAGGAGTACATTTTCCGGCACCTGCTGATCGGCAAACTCAGCCGGTACTGGAACCTCTGGGGCTGCTGCATCCTGTCGGTCCTGCTGTTCGCCTCCATCCACATTGTGGGCAAGGAATCCCTGTCCCTTCCGGTGCTGATGCCCTACCTGGCGATGGGTGCCACTCTCGTGGGCATCTACGTCTGGGCCGGCAACAACTTCATGCTGTCCTACGGCGTGCACGCCGCGAAGAACCTGCTGGGTGTCATCCTCATTTACACCGTGCCGCCGGAGCTGCTGCAGCAGTAG
- a CDS encoding NAD(P)H-hydrate dehydratase: protein MTSTPAELVTPALLRGWRLSTEASGKEDRGTVLVIGGARSTPGAVMLTGLAGLRVGAGRLTMALADSAAIAVAVAIPESGVVGLPEEDGGIDGGAAGKVLESELSTASAVVIGPGLDDAEQAAALLQSVVPLLGEKTQVVLDAFALGVLPGLPELYDALAGRLVLTPNGAEILRLLEDEDADEDSLDLPKASLEVARKYSAVVSAHNVITAPDGRSWEVPAGNSGLGTSGSGDVLAGAVGGFLARGATPEQAACWGTYLHAVSGDRLSASRGPLSFLARELLEAMPPVIAELN from the coding sequence ATGACATCCACCCCCGCTGAGCTTGTTACCCCCGCGCTGCTGCGCGGCTGGCGGCTCTCCACCGAGGCCTCCGGCAAGGAGGACCGCGGCACCGTGCTGGTGATCGGCGGAGCCCGCAGCACGCCGGGAGCGGTGATGCTGACCGGGCTTGCCGGGCTGCGCGTCGGCGCCGGCCGCCTGACCATGGCGCTGGCGGATTCGGCAGCTATCGCCGTCGCCGTGGCCATCCCCGAGTCCGGGGTGGTGGGACTGCCCGAGGAAGACGGGGGCATTGACGGCGGCGCGGCCGGCAAAGTGCTTGAATCCGAACTTTCAACGGCGTCAGCGGTGGTGATCGGCCCGGGCCTGGATGACGCCGAGCAGGCAGCAGCGCTCCTGCAGTCAGTGGTTCCGCTGCTCGGGGAGAAGACCCAGGTGGTACTGGATGCCTTTGCTCTCGGCGTGCTGCCCGGGCTGCCGGAACTTTACGATGCCCTGGCCGGACGGCTGGTCCTGACCCCGAACGGCGCCGAAATCCTGCGCCTCCTCGAGGACGAGGATGCCGACGAAGACTCCCTGGACCTGCCGAAAGCGTCCCTGGAAGTGGCCCGGAAATACTCCGCGGTGGTCAGCGCGCACAACGTCATTACCGCTCCCGACGGAAGGAGCTGGGAGGTGCCTGCCGGGAACTCCGGTCTGGGGACGTCGGGCTCCGGCGATGTCCTGGCCGGTGCGGTGGGCGGATTCCTGGCCCGCGGGGCGACGCCCGAACAGGCGGCCTGCTGGGGCACGTACCTGCATGCCGTCAGCGGGGACCGGCTCTCCGCCTCGCGGGGTCCGCTCAGCTTCCTGGCACGGGAACTGCTCGAAGCGATGCCGCCGGTGATCGCGGAGCTGAACTAG